One genomic window of Niveibacterium sp. SC-1 includes the following:
- the glnE gene encoding bifunctional [glutamate--ammonia ligase]-adenylyl-L-tyrosine phosphorylase/[glutamate--ammonia-ligase] adenylyltransferase → MTTPIETIASAEDAARAALEARLAPVLPASRYLQRELRARAFLPPLLAQTLDAPIEVAEMQAFLQREAPDEASLKRGLRRLRTWVVCHVAARDLLGLAPLEEVMEAVTRLAEVTLNHAHDLLHAQLVERYGEPRNADGTPMRLIVVGMGKLGGRELNVSSDIDLIFTYPEEGETVGKRTLSHFDFFTRLGRQLIGALADITEDGFVFRVDMRLRPNGDSGPLVSSFDALEQYFISQGREWERFAWIKGRPLTGSDHKTLAQIVRPFVFRKYLDFGAINALRALHAQIRSQVARKEMAENIKLGPGGIREIEFTAQVFQTIRGGREPALQIRPTVPVLRQLARMGVLPGETVEELAQAYTWLRRLEHRLQYLDDAQTHDLPRQPADRQLIAQAMGYADEAGLQAELARHRAAVSEHFQAACGDPNEGGHDLDTLWSENEGDDATLERLVELGYRQPTESAQRLAQLRGSTRYTQLPEGIRARFDALIPRILEQSGAQPNPDQTLRRTLNLLEAITRRAAYLALLQQYPQALARVVALCSASQWAADYLATHPLLLDELLDARQLEEDSDWPAFAFRLEQLLQAAEPDTERQMDLMREQHHTQVFRILHQDLAGQLEVEQIGDLLSALADVVLAQTLKQCWSKLRNRHRDTPALAVIGYGKLGGKELGYASDLDIVFIYDDESQDASELYARLTQRTLTWLSSRTSAGILFETDTRLRPNGESGLLVSSVEGFAKYQQESAWVWEHQAITRARFVAGDPRVGAAFERVRTDVLRKKRDRAKLAEEVIAMRRKMLDNHRSEEGMFAVKDDPGGLIDLEFIIQYLVLGHAHEHPELVANLGNIALSRIAGELGLIDAGRARAAADGYRALRRMQHRLRLNGEPARVPDDIAVDERAAIIALWKEVFGRAA, encoded by the coding sequence ATGACGACGCCCATCGAAACAATTGCATCCGCCGAGGACGCCGCCCGCGCCGCGCTGGAAGCCCGCCTGGCGCCCGTCCTGCCGGCGAGCCGCTACCTGCAGCGCGAGCTGCGCGCCCGCGCCTTCCTGCCGCCGCTGCTGGCGCAGACCCTGGACGCGCCGATCGAAGTCGCCGAGATGCAGGCCTTCCTGCAGCGCGAGGCGCCGGACGAGGCCAGCCTCAAGCGCGGCCTGCGGCGGCTGCGGACCTGGGTGGTCTGCCATGTCGCGGCGCGCGACCTGCTGGGCCTCGCGCCCCTGGAAGAGGTGATGGAAGCGGTGACCCGGCTGGCCGAGGTCACGCTCAACCATGCGCACGACCTGCTCCATGCCCAACTGGTCGAACGTTACGGCGAGCCGCGCAATGCCGACGGCACGCCGATGCGCCTGATCGTGGTCGGCATGGGCAAGTTGGGCGGGCGCGAGCTGAACGTCAGCTCGGACATCGACCTGATCTTCACCTACCCGGAAGAAGGCGAGACCGTCGGCAAGCGCACGCTCTCGCACTTCGACTTCTTCACCCGCCTGGGCCGCCAGCTCATCGGCGCCCTCGCCGACATCACCGAGGACGGTTTCGTCTTCCGGGTGGACATGCGCCTGCGTCCGAACGGCGACTCCGGCCCCCTGGTCTCCAGCTTCGACGCGCTGGAGCAGTACTTCATCAGCCAGGGCCGCGAGTGGGAGCGCTTCGCCTGGATCAAGGGCCGGCCGCTCACCGGCTCGGACCACAAGACGCTGGCGCAGATCGTGCGGCCCTTCGTGTTCCGCAAGTACCTGGACTTCGGCGCGATCAACGCGCTGCGGGCCCTGCATGCGCAGATCCGCAGCCAGGTCGCACGCAAGGAGATGGCCGAGAACATCAAGCTCGGCCCCGGCGGCATCCGCGAGATCGAGTTCACCGCCCAGGTATTCCAGACCATCCGCGGCGGCCGTGAGCCGGCGCTGCAGATCCGCCCCACGGTGCCGGTGCTGCGCCAGCTCGCGCGCATGGGCGTACTGCCCGGCGAAACCGTGGAGGAACTGGCACAGGCCTACACCTGGTTGCGCCGGCTGGAGCACCGCCTGCAGTACCTCGACGACGCGCAGACGCACGATCTCCCGCGCCAGCCCGCGGATCGCCAGCTGATCGCCCAAGCCATGGGGTACGCCGACGAAGCCGGCCTGCAGGCCGAACTTGCGCGCCACCGCGCCGCGGTGAGCGAGCACTTCCAGGCGGCCTGCGGCGACCCGAACGAAGGTGGCCACGACCTGGACACCTTGTGGAGCGAAAACGAAGGCGACGACGCCACACTCGAACGCCTGGTCGAGCTGGGCTACCGCCAGCCGACCGAATCGGCCCAGCGCCTCGCCCAGTTGCGCGGCAGCACGCGCTACACCCAGTTGCCCGAAGGCATCCGCGCGCGCTTCGACGCCCTGATCCCGCGCATCCTCGAACAGAGTGGCGCGCAGCCCAACCCGGACCAGACACTGCGGCGCACGCTCAACCTGCTCGAAGCCATCACCCGCCGTGCAGCCTATCTGGCCCTGCTGCAACAGTACCCGCAAGCCCTCGCCCGCGTGGTGGCGCTGTGTTCGGCCTCGCAGTGGGCGGCCGACTATCTCGCCACCCATCCGCTGCTACTCGACGAGCTGCTCGATGCGCGCCAGCTGGAGGAAGACTCCGACTGGCCGGCCTTTGCCTTCCGGCTCGAACAACTGCTGCAGGCCGCCGAGCCCGACACCGAACGGCAGATGGACCTGATGCGCGAGCAGCACCACACCCAGGTCTTCCGCATCCTGCACCAGGACCTCGCGGGCCAGCTCGAAGTGGAGCAGATCGGCGACCTGCTCTCCGCGCTCGCGGACGTCGTGCTCGCGCAGACGCTCAAGCAGTGCTGGAGCAAGCTGCGCAACCGCCATCGCGACACGCCCGCGCTCGCGGTGATCGGCTACGGCAAGCTCGGCGGCAAGGAGCTGGGCTACGCCTCGGACCTCGACATCGTCTTCATCTACGACGACGAATCGCAGGATGCGAGCGAACTCTATGCGCGGCTCACCCAGCGCACCCTGACCTGGCTCTCCAGCCGGACCTCGGCGGGCATCCTCTTCGAGACGGACACCCGCCTGCGCCCGAACGGCGAGTCCGGCCTCTTGGTGAGTTCCGTCGAAGGCTTCGCCAAGTACCAGCAGGAATCCGCCTGGGTCTGGGAACACCAGGCGATCACCCGTGCCCGCTTCGTCGCCGGCGACCCACGCGTGGGCGCGGCCTTCGAGCGCGTGCGCACGGACGTCCTGCGCAAGAAGCGCGACCGCGCAAAGCTGGCCGAAGAGGTGATCGCGATGCGTCGCAAGATGCTCGACAACCACCGCTCCGAGGAAGGGATGTTCGCGGTCAAGGACGATCCGGGCGGTCTCATCGACCTGGAGTTCATCATCCAGTACCTGGTGCTGGGCCATGCGCACGAGCATCCGGAACTGGTGGCCAACCTCGGCAACATCGCGCTCTCACGCATCGCCGGCGAACTGGGCCTGATCGATGCCGGCCGCGCCCGCGCCGCCGCCGACGGCTATCGGGCGCTACGCCGGATGCAGCACCGGCTGCGCCTCAACGGCGAGCCGGCGCGCGTGCCGGATGACATCGCGGTGGATGAACGCGCGGCGATCATCGCGTTGTGGAAAGAGGTCTTCGGGCGGGCGGCTTGA
- the tldD gene encoding metalloprotease TldD — protein sequence MTQSAEHHTSSDSLIRAEQLLLEPYRLGRASIEKTFSQLLAHKLDYADLYFQYHRAEGWSLEEGIVKSGSFSIEQGVGVRAVSGEKTAFAYSDDISLPALEAAASATRAIAASGASPLVPVRASGRLTPLYPSDDPIASIPDVDKVKLLERLEAMARALDPRVVQVMASIGASWQTILVARSDGHMAADIRPLTRVSLSVIMESNGRREQGSAGGGGRHDYRGFTDAVLQDYARRAVHQASVNLDARPAPAGAMTVVLGSGWPGILLHEAIGHGLEGDFNRKGSSAFAGRIGDRVAAKGVTIVDDGTLPGRRGSLTVDDEGNPTQRTVLIEDGILKGYIQDMTNARLMGVAPTGNGRRESYSHLPLPRMTNTLMDNGDHDPEEIIRSVKRGLYAVNFGGGQVDITSGKFVFSAAEAYMIEDGKITYPVKGATLIGNGPDVLTRVSMIGNDMSLDPGVGTCGKEGQSVPVGVGQPTLRIDGLTVGGTA from the coding sequence ATGACCCAGAGCGCCGAACATCACACCTCCAGCGACTCCCTGATCCGCGCCGAACAGCTCCTGCTCGAACCCTATCGCCTCGGCCGCGCGTCGATCGAGAAGACCTTCTCGCAACTGCTGGCGCACAAGCTCGACTACGCCGACCTCTACTTCCAGTACCACCGCGCCGAGGGCTGGAGCCTGGAAGAGGGCATCGTGAAGTCCGGCAGCTTCAGCATCGAGCAGGGCGTGGGGGTGCGCGCCGTCTCCGGCGAGAAGACCGCCTTCGCCTATTCCGACGACATCAGCCTGCCGGCGCTCGAAGCCGCGGCCTCGGCGACGCGCGCGATCGCTGCGAGCGGCGCGAGCCCGCTGGTGCCGGTGCGCGCCAGCGGCCGGCTCACGCCGCTGTATCCCTCCGACGATCCGATCGCATCCATCCCCGACGTGGACAAGGTCAAGCTGCTCGAACGCCTGGAAGCCATGGCGCGCGCGCTCGATCCGCGCGTGGTGCAGGTGATGGCCTCGATCGGCGCTTCCTGGCAGACGATCCTCGTTGCGCGCTCGGACGGCCACATGGCCGCCGACATCCGGCCGCTCACCCGCGTGTCGCTCTCGGTGATCATGGAATCCAACGGCCGCCGTGAGCAGGGCTCGGCCGGCGGCGGCGGACGTCACGACTATCGCGGCTTCACCGACGCGGTGCTGCAGGACTACGCGCGTCGCGCGGTGCATCAGGCGAGCGTCAATCTCGACGCGCGTCCGGCGCCGGCCGGCGCGATGACCGTGGTGCTGGGCAGCGGCTGGCCCGGCATCCTGCTGCACGAGGCCATCGGTCACGGGCTGGAAGGTGACTTCAACCGCAAGGGCAGCTCGGCGTTCGCCGGCCGCATCGGCGATCGCGTCGCCGCCAAGGGCGTGACCATCGTCGACGACGGCACGCTGCCGGGACGCCGCGGTTCGCTCACGGTCGATGACGAGGGCAACCCCACGCAGCGCACCGTGCTGATCGAGGACGGCATCCTCAAGGGCTACATCCAGGACATGACCAATGCGCGCCTGATGGGCGTCGCACCTACCGGCAACGGCCGCCGTGAAAGCTATAGCCACCTGCCGCTGCCGCGCATGACCAACACGCTGATGGACAACGGCGACCATGATCCGGAAGAGATCATCCGCTCGGTCAAGCGCGGGCTCTACGCGGTGAACTTCGGCGGTGGCCAGGTGGATATCACCTCGGGCAAGTTCGTCTTTTCCGCGGCCGAGGCCTACATGATCGAGGACGGCAAGATCACCTATCCGGTGAAAGGCGCGACCCTGATCGGCAACGGCCCCGATGTGCTCACGCGCGTCTCCATGATCGGCAACGACATGTCGCTGGACCCCGGCGTGGGCACCTGCGGCAAGGAAGGCCAGAGCGTGCCGGTGGGCGTGGGACAGCCGACCCTGCGCATCGACGGGCTGACGGTCGGCGGCACCGCTTGA
- a CDS encoding NUDIX hydrolase: MKLPFTDERGNVLLEILDVPEAEAGLHTPLPLALMVARHEGRYLLVFNTWKKRWELPGGLIEADETPREAAQRELAEEANQTVPDPHWVGLAKFDLAPDRSHPDRRIEYGAIFGGEIVLLQPFAENEESEGIRLWQSAETLEDLQAIDALLIVHADAHWPPG, encoded by the coding sequence ATGAAGCTCCCCTTCACCGACGAGCGCGGCAATGTACTACTCGAGATCCTCGACGTGCCCGAGGCCGAAGCCGGCCTGCACACACCCCTGCCGCTCGCCCTGATGGTGGCGCGGCATGAAGGCCGCTACCTGCTCGTCTTCAACACCTGGAAGAAGCGCTGGGAACTGCCCGGTGGCTTGATCGAGGCCGACGAGACGCCGCGCGAGGCGGCGCAGCGCGAACTTGCGGAAGAGGCGAACCAGACGGTGCCCGATCCGCACTGGGTCGGCCTCGCGAAGTTCGACCTCGCCCCGGACCGCAGCCACCCGGATCGCCGCATCGAATACGGCGCAATCTTCGGCGGCGAGATCGTGTTGCTCCAACCCTTCGCGGAGAACGAGGAGAGCGAAGGCATCCGCCTGTGGCAGTCGGCGGAAACGCTGGAGGATCTGCAGGCGATCGACGCGCTGCTGATCGTGCACGCCGACGCGCACTGGCCGCCGGGCTGA
- a CDS encoding YhdP family protein, with amino-acid sequence MLPSYFRHALRRFAPAGIRTPWIRAMLGLLLAAYFVMGFSFLAVRYFVLPQVPQWRPQIEARASAALGLPVQIRAVSADWDGLRPQLRLQGFSMLDASGAPALALKEVRAALGWSSLLRSRVVLHRLELDGPALDIRRDAQGRLSVAGIAVGQGERSGGFADSPFASWLLAQRSVVVHNARLVWTDASRDAPALSLTAVQFRLDNHGERHRFGLSGSPPAQWAGRLEVRGDLNGASGEPLDAWHGRLWLDVPEADLQVWQRWVDYPLAVSGGRGALQLWLSRNAQREESLDARLALRDVDIRLAENLPRLDLAHLGGVLHLARKGGTVHVAAEQLSLAEQGGTPLPAMDFRLQRSAAEGATPAGGKLEARGVEIGALAGLAEHLPLPPLWRQRMAELAPHGRLDQLSLAWQGEAGVPALWHLESRFTGLDARAHEGWPGGSGWSGNIRADQNGGDFTLDVRNGGLDLPEIFEPASVPLTQARFEGNWLHAGGETELHLTRGDFRNADAQGSLNGLYRTQAGSSGYADMQARIERAEATAVHRYIPRSLSADLNHWLRDSLLAGHAENASMRLKGPLDKFPFRHGEGEFLIHAQARQILMAYAPDWPAIEALNGSLEFEAARMSIRTEGGRIFGTELGKVAATVADLEAPQLVVEGEASGPTQEFLRFVNSSPIAHSVGYFTRSVQARGDGRLQLHLEVPLENAEATRVRGEYRFAANRLKLREELPELEEAGARLVFTEKSLGVQEGNARFLGTPLAISGDTRSDGAMVIDARGSLGVRQLAEWMPSPLWAQFTGETPISLRVAVRESEVLASLDSSLLGIASSLPDPFNKVASTTQPLRLEWRWQSGKDGALRQSVGARYADTARAELQFDAGVDGQPVLRRGAVSLGAAPLAVPEQGLRLRADLPRLDLDAWSRTRASEGTAGSLPPLDTLELKLGSLVARGYVFDQQRLVAQRKDERWDVQLAGPDAEGSLSWSPAGAGFLRARLSQLALRPLAGEKTRADSPRPARAASAATTPLPDLDLAITDLHLGPRALGSLQVRGMPSAEGWVLKRLALANPDGELEAWGRQFGQPLQSELRFTLDTSDAGQLITRVGYPGLIRQGKAQLSGALDWRGGLRDFDYPGLSGDVRLDASAGLFPKVNPGVGGRLLGVLSLQSLRRRMNLDFQDVFAEGFAFDKISGSMKLDGGILRTEDFLIQGPAAQVSMRGTANLAAETQSLEVRVQPTLSETVAVGAAIAPAIGTLNPLVGVAAYLAQKVLSDPVERIFALEYSVEGSWADPVVRKRDAARATAREGN; translated from the coding sequence ATGTTGCCCTCCTATTTCCGCCATGCCTTGCGCCGTTTCGCGCCGGCGGGAATCCGTACGCCCTGGATCCGGGCCATGCTGGGCCTGCTCCTGGCGGCTTACTTCGTGATGGGCTTCAGCTTCCTTGCGGTGCGCTATTTCGTACTGCCCCAGGTGCCCCAATGGCGGCCACAGATCGAGGCGCGCGCCAGCGCAGCCCTGGGCCTGCCGGTGCAGATCCGTGCCGTATCGGCGGACTGGGACGGCCTGCGTCCGCAGCTGCGGCTGCAGGGTTTCAGCATGCTCGACGCGAGCGGCGCGCCCGCGCTGGCGCTCAAGGAAGTGCGCGCGGCCCTGGGCTGGAGCAGCCTGCTGCGTTCGCGCGTCGTGCTGCATCGGCTGGAACTCGACGGCCCCGCGCTGGACATCCGGCGCGATGCGCAGGGACGGCTCAGCGTGGCGGGTATCGCGGTCGGGCAGGGTGAGCGTAGCGGCGGATTCGCCGACAGCCCCTTCGCCTCGTGGCTCCTGGCCCAGCGCAGCGTGGTCGTGCACAACGCCCGCCTGGTCTGGACCGACGCTAGCCGTGACGCGCCGGCCCTGAGCCTCACGGCGGTGCAGTTCCGCCTGGACAACCACGGCGAGCGGCACCGTTTCGGCCTGAGCGGCTCGCCGCCCGCGCAATGGGCGGGGCGGCTGGAGGTACGGGGTGACCTGAACGGTGCGTCCGGCGAACCGCTGGACGCCTGGCACGGCCGCCTGTGGCTGGACGTACCGGAGGCAGACCTGCAGGTCTGGCAGCGCTGGGTGGATTACCCGCTGGCGGTCTCCGGCGGCCGCGGCGCGTTGCAGCTCTGGCTCTCGCGCAACGCGCAGCGCGAGGAATCCCTCGACGCGCGGCTGGCACTGCGGGATGTGGACATCCGGCTGGCTGAAAACCTGCCGCGCCTGGATCTGGCCCACCTGGGCGGGGTGCTTCATCTGGCGCGCAAGGGCGGCACGGTACATGTGGCCGCCGAGCAGCTGAGCCTGGCGGAGCAAGGCGGCACACCGCTGCCCGCGATGGACTTCCGCCTGCAGCGTTCGGCCGCGGAAGGGGCCACGCCCGCCGGCGGCAAACTGGAGGCGCGCGGCGTGGAGATCGGCGCGCTCGCCGGGCTGGCCGAGCATCTGCCGCTGCCGCCGTTGTGGCGCCAGCGGATGGCGGAACTGGCCCCCCACGGCAGGCTCGACCAACTTTCGCTCGCCTGGCAGGGCGAGGCGGGCGTGCCTGCCTTGTGGCATCTGGAAAGCCGCTTCACCGGGCTGGATGCCCGCGCGCACGAGGGCTGGCCGGGCGGGTCCGGCTGGTCGGGGAATATCCGCGCCGACCAGAACGGCGGCGACTTCACGCTCGACGTGCGCAATGGCGGGCTCGACCTGCCCGAGATCTTCGAGCCGGCTTCCGTGCCGCTGACCCAGGCGCGTTTCGAGGGCAATTGGCTGCACGCCGGCGGTGAGACCGAGCTTCACCTGACGCGGGGCGACTTCCGCAATGCCGACGCCCAGGGCTCGCTCAACGGCCTCTACCGCACCCAGGCGGGGAGCAGCGGCTACGCCGACATGCAGGCGAGGATCGAACGCGCCGAGGCGACGGCGGTGCATCGCTACATCCCGCGCAGCCTTTCCGCCGACCTGAACCACTGGTTGCGCGACAGCCTGCTCGCCGGCCATGCGGAGAACGCCTCCATGCGACTCAAGGGGCCGCTGGACAAGTTTCCCTTCCGCCACGGCGAGGGCGAGTTCCTGATCCATGCCCAGGCCCGCCAGATCCTCATGGCCTATGCGCCCGACTGGCCGGCGATCGAGGCGCTCAACGGCAGCCTGGAATTCGAAGCGGCCCGCATGAGCATCCGCACCGAGGGCGGCCGGATCTTCGGCACCGAGCTCGGCAAGGTCGCGGCCACGGTGGCCGACCTGGAGGCGCCGCAGCTGGTGGTAGAGGGCGAGGCGAGCGGGCCGACGCAGGAATTCCTGCGTTTCGTGAACAGCAGCCCGATCGCCCACAGCGTGGGCTACTTCACCCGCAGCGTGCAGGCGCGCGGCGACGGCCGCCTGCAACTGCATCTGGAAGTGCCGCTGGAGAACGCGGAGGCGACGCGGGTGCGCGGCGAATACCGCTTCGCCGCCAACCGGCTCAAGCTGCGCGAGGAGCTGCCGGAACTGGAGGAGGCCGGGGCGCGCCTGGTCTTCACCGAGAAATCCCTGGGCGTGCAGGAAGGCAATGCGCGTTTCCTCGGGACGCCGCTCGCCATCAGCGGTGACACCCGCAGTGACGGGGCCATGGTGATCGACGCGCGCGGCAGCCTGGGCGTGCGCCAGCTCGCCGAGTGGATGCCTTCGCCCCTGTGGGCCCAGTTCACCGGCGAGACGCCGATCAGCCTGCGGGTGGCCGTGCGCGAGAGCGAGGTACTGGCCTCGCTGGATTCCAGCCTGCTCGGCATTGCTTCCAGCTTGCCCGACCCCTTCAACAAGGTGGCCAGTACGACCCAGCCCCTGCGCCTGGAGTGGCGCTGGCAAAGCGGCAAGGACGGCGCGCTGCGCCAGAGCGTGGGCGCACGCTATGCCGACACCGCCCGGGCGGAGTTGCAGTTCGACGCTGGTGTGGATGGACAGCCCGTGCTCAGGCGCGGTGCCGTGTCCCTGGGCGCCGCACCGCTGGCAGTGCCCGAGCAGGGCCTGCGTCTGCGCGCGGACCTGCCGCGCCTGGATCTGGACGCCTGGTCGCGGACCCGCGCGAGCGAGGGCACGGCGGGCAGCCTGCCGCCGCTCGACACCCTGGAGCTCAAACTGGGCAGCCTGGTGGCGCGCGGCTACGTCTTCGACCAGCAGCGCCTGGTCGCCCAGCGCAAGGACGAACGTTGGGACGTGCAGCTCGCCGGCCCCGACGCCGAGGGCAGTCTTTCCTGGAGTCCGGCCGGCGCAGGCTTCCTGCGCGCGCGCCTGTCGCAACTCGCCCTGCGGCCGCTGGCAGGCGAGAAGACGCGAGCCGATTCGCCGCGGCCCGCGCGCGCGGCGTCGGCCGCAACGACGCCCCTGCCGGACCTGGATCTTGCGATCACCGATCTCCACCTGGGACCACGCGCCCTGGGCAGCCTGCAGGTGCGCGGCATGCCCAGCGCCGAAGGCTGGGTGCTCAAGCGTCTGGCGCTGGCCAATCCGGATGGCGAGCTGGAAGCCTGGGGGCGCCAGTTCGGCCAGCCGCTGCAATCCGAGCTGCGCTTCACCCTGGATACCAGTGATGCCGGGCAGTTGATCACCCGTGTCGGCTATCCGGGATTGATCCGCCAGGGCAAGGCCCAGCTCAGCGGCGCGCTCGATTGGCGCGGCGGTCTGCGCGACTTCGACTATCCCGGCCTCTCCGGCGATGTGCGCCTGGACGCGAGCGCGGGCCTCTTCCCCAAGGTGAATCCGGGCGTGGGCGGCCGCCTGCTCGGGGTGCTCAGCCTGCAATCACTGCGACGACGCATGAACCTCGACTTCCAGGATGTCTTTGCCGAAGGGTTCGCCTTCGACAAGATCTCGGGCAGCATGAAGCTCGACGGCGGCATCCTGCGCACCGAAGACTTCCTGATCCAGGGCCCGGCGGCCCAGGTGAGCATGCGCGGCACGGCCAATCTCGCGGCCGAGACCCAGAGCCTGGAGGTGCGAGTCCAGCCCACGCTGTCCGAGACCGTGGCGGTGGGCGCGGCGATTGCGCCGGCCATCGGCACGCTCAATCCGCTGGTGGGCGTGGCGGCCTATCTCGCGCAGAAAGTGCTCTCCGATCCGGTCGAACGGATCTTCGCCCTCGAATACTCGGTCGAAGGAAGCTGGGCCGATCCGGTCGTGCGCAAGCGCGACGCCGCGCGTGCCACCGCCAGGGAAGGAAACTGA
- a CDS encoding carbon-nitrogen hydrolase family protein produces the protein MQTDSTSPASQSQAPFRVAAVQMVSGPDVAENLAAAASLIAEAVAAGAQLVVLPEYFAIISADETAKVRLREPAGEGPLQHFLAEAAARYGVWLVGGSVPLQASVDGKVRNTTLVFDPQGKRIARYDKLHLFGFRKGTEQYEESRTIEPGEEVVVFDAPFGRVGVAICYDLRFPELFRAMGEVALIVMPAAFTATTGAAHWEVLLRARAIENQCYVLASAQGGTHPSGRRTWGDSLLIDPWGEVVARLASGPGVVVGDIDTARIAAVRESLPALRHRRM, from the coding sequence ATGCAGACAGATTCGACGAGTCCGGCGTCCCAATCCCAAGCGCCCTTCCGCGTCGCCGCCGTGCAGATGGTCTCGGGCCCGGACGTGGCCGAGAACCTCGCCGCCGCTGCCAGCCTGATTGCCGAGGCGGTGGCCGCGGGCGCGCAGCTGGTGGTGCTGCCCGAGTACTTCGCGATCATCAGCGCCGACGAGACGGCCAAGGTGCGCCTGCGCGAACCCGCCGGCGAAGGACCGCTGCAGCACTTCCTCGCGGAGGCCGCGGCGCGCTACGGCGTGTGGCTGGTGGGTGGCAGCGTGCCACTGCAGGCGAGTGTCGACGGCAAGGTGCGCAACACCACCCTGGTCTTCGATCCGCAGGGCAAGCGTATCGCCCGCTACGACAAACTGCATCTCTTCGGCTTTCGGAAGGGCACGGAGCAGTATGAGGAGTCGCGCACCATCGAACCGGGCGAGGAGGTGGTGGTCTTCGATGCGCCCTTCGGCCGTGTCGGCGTGGCGATCTGCTACGACCTGCGCTTCCCCGAACTCTTCCGCGCGATGGGCGAAGTCGCCCTGATCGTGATGCCCGCTGCTTTTACCGCGACCACGGGCGCTGCGCACTGGGAGGTGCTGCTGCGCGCCCGCGCGATCGAGAACCAGTGCTATGTGCTCGCCAGCGCCCAGGGCGGCACGCATCCCAGTGGTCGCCGCACCTGGGGTGACAGCCTCCTCATCGACCCCTGGGGCGAGGTCGTGGCGCGGCTGGCCAGCGGGCCCGGCGTGGTGGTCGGTGATATCGACACGGCGCGCATCGCGGCCGTGCGCGAGAGCCTGCCGGCCCTGCGCCACCGGCGCATGTAG